Below is a window of Candidatus Cloacimonadota bacterium DNA.
GAATAAGTTCTTCATAGAATCGCAATTTCTCGGTTGACAGCGTTTTACGTGCCATAAGGTACTCCTAAACTTATCTATCTTTTATCTAATATTCCATACAATAAAAAATGCTTTGCTGTGTCAATAAAAATATCAGATACGATCAACAAACACGCTGATGATCTTTTTCAGATGATTTGAGGCTACAGCAGCATTATGACGTATTTCTTCTTGAGAATGAGCTTCACTATGGAATAAATTGCTATAATTAGTCACAATTGAATATGCTAATACACGCATTCCGGCATGACGTGCAGCTATAACTTCAGGAACTGTAGACATGCCAACCAGATGTGCGCCCATCTGGGCAAAAGCAGCGCATTCTGCTTTTGTTTCCAAGCTTGGTCCGGTTACCGCTAAATATACACCTTTAGAAACTGGGATGCTATGTATAGCGGCAATTTCATCGCAAATCTTGCGAAACTGGGGATCGTAGAGTTCATTCATAGAAGGAAAACGTTCACCTAATGATTCATCATTTATTCCGATTAAGGGATTTGTTCCCATAAAGTTTATGTGATCAGTAATCTGCACTATAGAGCCTGGGCTCAGTTCTTTTTTAAGACTACCCGCAGCATTGGTCACGATGAGGTTATTTATACCCAATGCAGACATAACTTGAGTGGGGAATACTACCTGTTTCATAGAATGACCTTCATAGAAATGGAATCGTCCTTGCAGGAATGCAACGGTAGTATGATTAACTTTTGCAAAAATTAGGTTTCCTTTATGTGATGGGGCGGTGCTTTGAACAAAACCCGGAATCTCTTTGTAGGGAATTGTAGAAATAACCTCGAAAGATTCTGCCATATCACTCAATCCAGTTCCAAGTATAATGGCTGCTTTAGGTTGATCAGAAAATTTGTTCTTAAGCCATTGTGCAGTTTCTCTATATGTCATCCTTTTACTCCTGCATGGGGTTGGGGTACGATATCTTCTTTTATCTGCTTAAACTCTC
It encodes the following:
- a CDS encoding purine-nucleoside phosphorylase, whose protein sequence is MTYRETAQWLKNKFSDQPKAAIILGTGLSDMAESFEVISTIPYKEIPGFVQSTAPSHKGNLIFAKVNHTTVAFLQGRFHFYEGHSMKQVVFPTQVMSALGINNLIVTNAAGSLKKELSPGSIVQITDHINFMGTNPLIGINDESLGERFPSMNELYDPQFRKICDEIAAIHSIPVSKGVYLAVTGPSLETKAECAAFAQMGAHLVGMSTVPEVIAARHAGMRVLAYSIVTNYSNLFHSEAHSQEEIRHNAAVASNHLKKIISVFVDRI